Proteins from one Podospora pseudoanserina strain CBS 124.78 chromosome 1, whole genome shotgun sequence genomic window:
- the rex2 gene encoding Phosphatidylinositol 3,4,5-trisphosphate-dependent Rac exchanger 2 protein (COG:L; BUSCO:EOG09264V2U; EggNog:ENOG503NYIP) yields MSDVLTHLTYELTVTDHFIMICQMTGLDPDNDLILEIYCLITDGQLNLLNDEGWGTIVHQSKARMDAMDDWCTRVHGGSGLTDAVLRSTVTPEQAADGLLAYIQQYVPDRNTALLAGNSVHADRAFLRKAPYDKVLEHLHYRILDVSSIKEAARRWCPKIASKAPRKKGLHKAKDDILESIEEAKYFKAAIFHGTWSS; encoded by the exons GTCGGATGTGTTGACGCACCTGACTTACGAGCTAACAGTAACTGACCATTTCATCATGATATGCCAGATGACTGGACTGGACCCAGATAATGACCTGATTCTGGAGATTTACTGTCTTATCACGGATGGTCAACTCAACCTGCTTAATGATGAGGGCTGGGGAACGATAGTGCACCAAAGCAAGGCGCGGATGGATGCCATGGACGACTGGTGCACTCGAGTCC ATGGTGGCAGTGGCCTTACCGATGCGGTGTTGAGATCAACCGTGACCCCAGAACAGGCTGCTGATGGATTGCTTGCATACATTCAACAGTATGTGCCTGATCGAAATACCGCCCTTCTTGCTGGAAACAGTGTGCATGCAGACCGGGCTTTCCTTCGAAAGGCGCCCTATGACAAAGTTCTCGAGCATTTGCACTATCGGATACTCGACGTTAGCAGCATTAAGGAGGCAGCCCGTCGATGGTG TCCCAAGATTGCTTCCAAGGCACCCCGAAAGAAGGGGCTCCACAAAGCCAAAGACGACATACTGGAGAGCATTGAGGAAGCCAAGTACTTCAAAGCAGCCATTTTCCACGGAACTTGGTCGAGTTAA
- the PGM2 gene encoding Phosphoglucomutase-2 (COG:G; EggNog:ENOG503NV3F): MQVKSVEFKPFTDQKPGTSGLRKKVTVFQQPHYSEAFVTSILLSIPEGVEGSYLVIGGDGRFWNPEVIQVIAKIGAAYGVKKLLIGQNGILSTPAASHVIRKRKATGGILLTASHNPGGPKNDFGIKYNLANGGPAPESVTNKIFEVSKTLTSYKIADIPDIDISTIGTQSYGDLEVEVVDSTADYVEMLKDIFDFELIKKFFNTHPDFKVLFDGLSGVTGPYGKAIFQQELGLGAESIQNCEPSPDFNGGHPDPNLTYAHSLVEVVEKNSIPFGAASDGDGDRNMIYGAGAFVSPGDSLAIIAHHANLIPYFKNNGVYGLARSMPTSGAVDLVAKKQGLNCYEVPTGWKFFCALFDANKLSICGEESFGTGSNHIREKDGLWAIVAWLNIIAGLGVANPGVAPSIKQIQKDFWAEYGRTFFTRYDYEDVDSDGANKVVGVLKDLVADPNFVGSKVGDRTVTEAGNFSYTDLDGSVSSNQGLYACFSSGSRIIVRLSGTGSSGATIRLYIEQHSSDPATYDMDAQEFLKPEIKMATELLKFKEFVGRDEPNVKT; the protein is encoded by the exons ATGCAAGTCAAATCGGTCGAGTTCAAGCCCTTCACTGACCAGAAACCTGGCAC CTCCGGGCTTCGCAAGAAGGTCACAGTCTTCCAGCAACCGCATTACAGCGAGGCTTTCGTCACAAGCATCCTGCTGTCCATTCCCGAGGGCGTTGAAG GATCGTATCTCGtcattggtggtgatggccgATTCTGGAACCCCGAGGTCATTCAGGTCATTGCCAAGATCGGCGCCGCATACGGAGTGAAGAAGCTCTTGATCGGTCAGAATGGCATTCTGTCAACACCCGCTGCCAGCCATGTCATCCGCAAGCGCAAGGCCACCGGTGGTATCTTGTTGACTGCCAGCCACAACCCCGGCG GTCCCAAGAATGACTTCGGAATCAAGTATAACCTTGCCAATGGCGGCCCTGCCCCCGAATCGGTCACCAACAAGATCTTCGAGGTGTCCAAGACGCTCACGTCGTACAAGATTGCCGACATTCCCGACATTGATATTTCAACCATTGGAACCCAGTCATATGGTGACTTGGaagttgaggtggtggacagCACTGCCGATTATGTCGAGATGCTCAAGGACATCTTCGATTTCGAACTGATCAAGAAGTTCTTCAACACCCATCCCGACTTCAAGGTGCTCTTCGACGGCCTTTCTGGCGTCACTGGGCCGTACGGCAAGGCCATTTTCCAACAGgagcttggtcttggtgctgAATCCATTCAAAACTGCGAACCTTCTCCTGACTTCAACGGGGGCCACCCggaccccaacctcacctaTGCCCACAGCCTAGTCGAAGTGGTTGAGAAGAACAGCATCCCCTTTGGCGCCGCATCCGACGGCGATGGTGACCGCAACATGATTTACGGCGCTGGTGCCTTCGTGTCCCCCGGTGACAGCTTGGCCATCATTGCCCACCATGCCAACTTGATTCCATACTTCAAGAATAATGGCGTCTACGGCCTAGCCCGCAGCATGCCCACCTCTGGGGCGGTGGACTTGGTCGCCAAGAAGCAGGGCCTGAACTGCTACGAAGTCCCGACAGGGTGGAAGTTCTTCTGTGCATTGTTTGATGCCAACAAGCTGTCCATTTGCGGCGAGGAGTCCTTTGGTACCGGAAGCAACCATATTCGCGAGAAGGATGGTCTCTGGGCCATTGTAGCCTGGCTAAACATCATTGCCGGCCTCGGTGTTGCTAACCCCGGGGTCGCGCCCAGCATCAAGCAGATCCAAAAGGACTTCTGGGCCGAGTATGGACGCACATTCTTTACGCGTTACGATTACGAGGATGTCGACTCGGATGGCGCCAACAAGGTTGTCGGCGTATTGAAGGACCTGGTGGCGGACCCCAACTTCGTCGGGAGCAAAGTAGGAG ACCGCACAGTTACCGAGGCCGGAAACTTCTCGTACACTGACCTGGATGGCTCCGTATCTTCGAACCAGGGCCTGTATGCTTGCTTCTCGTCTGGCAGCCGTATCATTGTTCGTCTGTCGGGAACTGGGTCGTCGGGTGCTACAATTCGTCTTTACATTGAGCAGCACAGCAGCGACCCTGCTACATATGACATGGATGCACAAGAGTTCCTCAAACCCGAGATCAAGATGGCGACGGAGCTTCTGAAGTTCAAGGAATTTGTTGGTAGAGATGAGCCAAATGTCAAGACATAG